A segment of the uncultured Methanobrevibacter sp. genome:
CAATTAAACAGATCTGTTCTACTTGTATGTTGAGAGATGAAATTGAAGTTCCTGAAATAACTGGTAATACTTTTATTTCTGAGGAATCTTGTGTATATTGTTCATGGTGTTCTGAAATCTGTCCGGTAGATGCAATCGCAATTACTAAACCATTCAAAGGCAAACTTGAGTTAGTTGAAATTCAAGAAGAAGAAAAAATATGTAAAGGCGATTCATGTCATGCTTGCCAAGATGTATGTCCATGTAATGCAGTTGAAATTGTTGACGGAAAATCTATCACCAATTTAGACTTCTGTAATTTATGTGGTGCTTGTGTAACTGCATGTCCGCAGAATCTCCGTGTATTAACTCGAGATACCATGAATTTAACTAATATTAATTCTGATTCATGGAACGAAATTTTAAATACTATTTTAAGTGGAAAATAGAGAGGATATCTCTATTTTCAAATTTTATTTATAATATAATCTCTTTCTGTTTTTAAAAAGCTATGAGTGTTGGTTTGTATTTCTTGACTTATTTTTGATATATAACTTCCGACAAAAAGAACGATAACAATTAATCCTCCAATTATCAGGATTAATTCCGCACTTCCTTGTCCTTTGTTATCTATTTTTTTACACATGGGTTCTATTGTCAAGAATTGTGTTCCTGACGTCCATGATGTCGTCTTTTGCTTTTAAACTGGTGTCACTTGTTTCCATATAAGTTCTGTATATGGTAAGTGCCAGTAAGGCAATTACAATTACTCCTCCGAAAAGAAGTATATATTCTGCGGCACCTTGGCCTGAATTTTCATTGATGAATGGTTTTATTTTTCTCATAGTGTTTCACCAATATGATATTGATTTTTTTCATATATTAATATTACTATTATTTAAAAAAGTATTATCCAAATTATATTTTTCTCGTTTTTCTAGTGTTTTTTTCCATTAAATTTATTAATGGTGTTGTAGATATTCTATAATAGTTAAAATAATAGAGTGATTAATAAATAATAAGGGTGACATTATGGGAAATACTATAAAATTAGTTTCAGGTTTTATTTTATTTGTAATTGGTATTCTCATAGCATATGAGACAAGTGTTTATAACTTATTGGATATTTTATTGATAGTTGGTCTTATCATTTCAATAGTTGGTATAATACTTATTATCAGTTATTTCATCGAGTATAATTCTGAAAGAACTACAAATATGATTAAAGACTTTTTAAGCTCTGAAGAGGGTGAATCAAGGTTAGGTAAGTTTGATAGATCCTCATCAAAAGACAATAACCGTCCGTTAAGGCTTAATAATAATTATAATGATTATAATGATGGGGACTATAACGATTTGGTTCTGGATGACTCTGAGGAGTTTGACACCAGCCAGTACATCAGACCTGAATATGAAGACAATCCGAAAGCTGTTTTGAATGTAGTTCCTCAGGAAGAGCCAAAGGTTAATTTTGATAAACAATTGGATTTTACTCCACATTATGGAAAGCCATTAAAAGTAACCAGAGCTCCTAAAAAACGTGAAGGAAATTATTTTGTTGAAGAAATTCCTAAGTTTAAGCCTGAAAATGATAAGTCTGATGAGATTATAAAAGTATTGGCAGAAGAGCCTAAAGTGCCAGAACCTCAAACTGTAGACACTCAGACTCAAGTTGCTCCGGAAGTTGCTGAAAATAGAGATATTAAAATTGATATTAACAATCCTGAAAGTCTTCCTGTTCCAAAATTACTTAAAAGTTATGTAATTACTGATACTGGTTTGCTGTCTTCTCAAGAAGCTTTTGATCAATTAGCTATTAATGTTAACAAAGAAATAATGTTGGAAATCCCTTCATTGAATGATTTATCTGACAGATTCCTATCTCATGTTCCAACAATATATTCAAGAGTAATCATCGATGAATTTGATGTTTCCGACATGTCTTACATGTTTTTAATTTCATCCCTTTTAAAACAGGGAGTTCATATTAGAACTGTTCCTAAAGTTCACACTGTCAATTTGATAACTGATGATTCTCATGCAATGATTATTTCAGAAAGTCAAAATGACTTTGAATATGGTGCAATTTATGAAGACAGAAAATCTATATCCGATATTAGAGCTGATTTCGAAAAAACTTGGGATATTGCATCTAATTTAGATGAAAGTGTAATTATTAATGCTATAGGAGGAGCAGCATAATGGAAATCAGATGGTTAGGACATTCAGCTTTTGAAATCATTAGTGATGATGATGTTAAAATTCTAATTGACCCTTTTATCAGTAACAACCCTGCATGTCAAGTCCCTGTTGAAGAATTAAATCCTGATATAATTCTATTAACTCATGGTCATTCAGATCATTTTGGTGATGCTTTGGAAATTTCCAACAGTACTAATGCACCAATTGCATGCATTCATGAAATCTCACTCTTTTTAGCTAAACAGGGTATTAGAAACATCAGTGTTAATATTGGAGGATCATTCGTATTCAGAAACATTAAGTTTACAATGCTTGATGCAAAACATTCTTCTGATATAGATATTGTTGAAGAAACTGTTCCCGGAGGAAGTGCTGCCAGTTTTCTGATAACCTTTGAAGACGGTACAAAAATATTCCATGCAGGAGATACAGGCCTTTTCGGTGATATGAAAGATATCATAGGTAATATCTATAAACCTGACGTTGTATTGATTCCAATCGGCGATAAGTTTACAATGGGTCCATTTGAAGCGGCACTGGCTACAATGTGGTTAAATCCAAAAGTGGTTGTACCAATGCATTACAATACGTTTCCACCTATTGAACAGGACCCTGCAATATTTGCGAATTTTGTAAGTCAGTTTAACCCTAACATTGACGTTGTGGTTATGAATCCTGACGAATACTTTAAATATAATCCTGAAGATTATCAGGATTAACTTTTTTCATATTTTTTGCGTTCGTGATATTCTTCATCAATGTCACATTTTCCTGATGGTAACACCCTTATGATGTCATCAAGTGTGAGAATATCATCTTCATTTATTTTATGAATTATTTTTTTAGCTATTGCTTCTTTTTTTGTAAATCCTGGTTTTATTACAACATAATTTTCACAGTGTGCTTCAAGTGCATCTATCGGACCTGCCATAATACGTTTTCCTTCATAATCTACAATTCCGATAGCAAGCTTAACTCTTGCACCTCTGATATAATTTCTATGTCCTCTGATAACAAATGATCCTTTTGCTAAAAACTCCCCTGCTTCAGGTGTTTTTGATACCTGGTCCGGGCGGACCCAAAATACGTCCTGAGATGAGAAACCTTTTGACCAAGCAGATGAAAATGAAGCTGCAAACTCTCCGGATTCTTTAAGGATATTATCATTTAATTCATTGCCATTTAATTTTATTGCAAGTGATGATGCACCATGTATATCTGCATGTAAATAAATGTCATTTGGTTCCAGATATTTCTTCACAACACTTTCATTGCTGTTGGCGTCACGTCCTCCAACGACCAGAATGCCTTCGGAGCTGACAAACCATCTCATTTTCTCATACCACTTGAGATTTTTCTTTACTCTCTTTTTAGGTGTTGAGATATTCTCCATTGCGATTTCTTTTTTGGATTTTATATCTTCAAGTTGTTTTTTGGTATTTTCAATAGCTATTAAAGCTCCTTTTGTTTTACGTTTTGCTTTTTTAGCTTTTTCATAATAGATTTCAGCATTTTCTGCTATTGTCAATTTGGGATCAATGATTATTGAAGTATCGTCTATTTTTAATGTTAAAACGCCCAGCTTGTCAATTGATTCATAAATCTGTGCTTCTTTCATGCCGTCTTTTTTAGCATTTTTCAACGTTTTTCCAATTTCTTTAAAAGAGTAGTCCTTACTCCTTGCTGAGTTGACAACATTAATGATGTTTTCAATGGTTGGGTAATTAGAATAGATTACCTCTCCTTTATGTTGACTTTCTTCGATGGTGGTGTTAAAATTATCAAGTGTTTCTTGTTGTAAACGTAACCTTTTTTCAAACTTGTTTACTTTTTTTGTCCATGCTGATTCTTTTATGTCTTTGATTGTGGTGTTTACCTTTTTTGAGTAGAACTCATCACATGCTTCATTAAATGTTGAATATGTTGTTTTTTCAAAATCTTCATATTTGACTAAATCTAAAGGCACTACATCTTCTTTTTTGTCTTTTTTAACAATTTGTGGTTTAATTGAACCTTCTTTCAAATTATCAAATAAATTTACAAGTCCTGTGTACAGTGCATTTATTTGTGTATCTGTAATGTCGCTGTTTGAGGTGTTTTTATCAATTTCAGTAATTTCATTTGCTCTTTCGATGATTTCTTCAGCATATAAACTGCCTAATCCGTTTCTAGCCAAGGTTCTAACAACATCGCTGTCTTCCTCGAATAATTTTTTGAAATCATCTTCACTGACTGTTATAGGATTTATTCCCCTTTCTTCAGGAAATGCATATTCTCTTTTGGAGCTTATGTCTCTGTCACTCATCAGTTTTCTTTTAAGAGGTTGTATGATATTATTTTCATCATCTAAAAGAATTATATTTCCTTTATCGAAAAGTTCCACGATGATTGTATAATATTTATCTTTTTTAACTCTAATCTCCACTACACGGTCAAAATTATGCTGCTTTATGCTTTCCACATGTGCTCCTTTCACTCGTTTTCTTAAAAGCATAGGAAAACTTGGTGGTGTAGTCGGATTTTCAAGCGGGTACTGGCTGGTATGTATTCTGGAACCGCATTGCATAACTAAATCCACTCTTCCTGTTCCGGGAACATGGAATCTCATAACAACAATATCTTTTGTTGGCTGGAATGATTTATCGACTCTAGCGCCGCTTAATAATTTATTTAATTCATCACTTATAGTAAAAATGTCTACGTTAGACATGGATTTCATAATAAACACCTTTTAATTTAATCAATACTTTAATATATAATAATCACTAAAATTATATTAATATATTTAATTATGGAGGATATCAATGGACACAACTATTAAAGTTACAAGTATTCATATTGTTTTTGCTTTGATTTCAGCTGTTATTTCCACAGTTCTTTCCAAAGGATGGATTGGATTTAAAAATGATATTGCAGCTGCTTTTGTTGCATTAATTATATTGTATTTTGTTGGACAATTATGTCAAAAAATGGCCGGGGATGAGATTTCCGGATTTACCCAATGGTTATGGGATGGAATTTCACCGTTTTTCTTTACATGGGTAATTTCATATACCTTATTAATGATGTACTTATAATCCCCCGAAGAAGATCCATATAAAAACAATAAATAATGAAGTAATCAGTAAAACTGGAGCTATTATTTTACTTACCGCAACAACTGAACTGATTGTTGATATTAGTTCAGTTGAATTTTTCGGGCCGAAAGTATTAAGATTTTCTATTTTTTCAGTTCCAGTTCCAACTTCAACTTTTTCCAAATCATCTATCGCATTTTGAATACTAATTTTAACAAATTCTATTATTTCTGCTCTTTTTGCAATTCCAATTGGATTGTATCCTCTTGAAAGAGTGTTGACTGTATGTGTATCAGTTGTCATCACTTCAATTTCATCTATTTCCATATCACTTACAGCATCAATGATTTCCTGTCTGAATCCGATTTCCATATTGTTGGCATCAAACAGGACATATGCAGTTCTTTGACCTTCGACTTCAATAACCATAGTTTTAATACCGCTTTCACCGACTCCTTCCTGTTTGTCCAGTGTGCTCATATTGTCCTGTGAGCAACCTACTTTAACATCGTATTTTTCCTGTTCAGAGTCAATTTTATCAATAACTTCAATCAGATGGAACACTTCGGAGTTTCCGGGAAGAACTTCTCCGCTTTCAGGAGTAAATGAGTTATGGCAATCAACAATCACAGAATTTTCAACACTGCATTTGCTTCTGCTTTTAGCCATCATTGTCAGTCCAACACCAAATTCAATATCGTCAACAGCTTCAGGAGCGAATGTGGATAGGATTATCATTCCGTCATTGAAAAACTGCACTCCAATATTTGCTTTTTTATGTTTGTATCTGGTGAACTTGCTGGCATGCTCACTATATTCAACTTTTTCAAGGCCTCTTTTAACAGAAGCTTCAATTTTATCGATTTCTGAAACAGCAATAGGGTTGAAATCATGAGTTGAAGGTCCATGAGCCACCATAGTGAAGTGATCAAATTTATTTGCAAGAATTGTAGGCATGTTGGATCCTCCCAAATCTCCAAGAGGTCCCGGATGGACTGACGGTGAAATAAATAATGCTTTAATGCCGTTATCTGTTTTAAAACTAACAAAAGTAACTAATGTGTCAATTGCTTCGCCCATGTTTTCAAACAGTCCTTCAAGAGAGTTTGATCCTTCATTCAGGTGTGCAATAAATAAACTTAATAAATCCAGAACGCCTATTCCCAGATTTTTCTGGAACGGGGATGCTATAATCATGATAAATGCATAAATGGCTAATACAAAGATTATGCCTGCAATAAGAGCTTTTATAATGATTTGTATAATTGCTGGGCCTAAAAAGCTTGTATCAAT
Coding sequences within it:
- a CDS encoding class III signal peptide-containing protein codes for the protein MRKIKPFINENSGQGAAEYILLFGGVIVIALLALTIYRTYMETSDTSLKAKDDIMDVRNTILDNRTHV
- a CDS encoding DUF2070 family protein, encoding MSSMSSVAGLSKYIKTLPKTEYSILGMLILSFLIGSLYFIIDSVTNINIIEDILFGGLFGLVCIGVTSIMSGALNQQVIIGFHGINLRIRHSMFLSGLSMFILGIVLVSGGVVSRITGIDMFLNSLLFGCVLIYGFNTLVFWATSNVRFTVAAGVGLIQPTLILAMLILISFFTIDTSFLGPAIIQIIIKALIAGIIFVLAIYAFIMIIASPFQKNLGIGVLDLLSLFIAHLNEGSNSLEGLFENMGEAIDTLVTFVSFKTDNGIKALFISPSVHPGPLGDLGGSNMPTILANKFDHFTMVAHGPSTHDFNPIAVSEIDKIEASVKRGLEKVEYSEHASKFTRYKHKKANIGVQFFNDGMIILSTFAPEAVDDIEFGVGLTMMAKSRSKCSVENSVIVDCHNSFTPESGEVLPGNSEVFHLIEVIDKIDSEQEKYDVKVGCSQDNMSTLDKQEGVGESGIKTMVIEVEGQRTAYVLFDANNMEIGFRQEIIDAVSDMEIDEIEVMTTDTHTVNTLSRGYNPIGIAKRAEIIEFVKISIQNAIDDLEKVEVGTGTEKIENLNTFGPKNSTELISTISSVVAVSKIIAPVLLITSLFIVFIWIFFGGL
- a CDS encoding metal-dependent hydrolase, producing MEIRWLGHSAFEIISDDDVKILIDPFISNNPACQVPVEELNPDIILLTHGHSDHFGDALEISNSTNAPIACIHEISLFLAKQGIRNISVNIGGSFVFRNIKFTMLDAKHSSDIDIVEETVPGGSAASFLITFEDGTKIFHAGDTGLFGDMKDIIGNIYKPDVVLIPIGDKFTMGPFEAALATMWLNPKVVVPMHYNTFPPIEQDPAIFANFVSQFNPNIDVVVMNPDEYFKYNPEDYQD
- a CDS encoding class III signal peptide-containing protein produces the protein MCKKIDNKGQGSAELILIIGGLIVIVLFVGSYISKISQEIQTNTHSFLKTERDYIINKI
- the rqcH gene encoding ribosome rescue protein RqcH: MKSMSNVDIFTISDELNKLLSGARVDKSFQPTKDIVVMRFHVPGTGRVDLVMQCGSRIHTSQYPLENPTTPPSFPMLLRKRVKGAHVESIKQHNFDRVVEIRVKKDKYYTIIVELFDKGNIILLDDENNIIQPLKRKLMSDRDISSKREYAFPEERGINPITVSEDDFKKLFEEDSDVVRTLARNGLGSLYAEEIIERANEITEIDKNTSNSDITDTQINALYTGLVNLFDNLKEGSIKPQIVKKDKKEDVVPLDLVKYEDFEKTTYSTFNEACDEFYSKKVNTTIKDIKESAWTKKVNKFEKRLRLQQETLDNFNTTIEESQHKGEVIYSNYPTIENIINVVNSARSKDYSFKEIGKTLKNAKKDGMKEAQIYESIDKLGVLTLKIDDTSIIIDPKLTIAENAEIYYEKAKKAKRKTKGALIAIENTKKQLEDIKSKKEIAMENISTPKKRVKKNLKWYEKMRWFVSSEGILVVGGRDANSNESVVKKYLEPNDIYLHADIHGASSLAIKLNGNELNDNILKESGEFAASFSSAWSKGFSSQDVFWVRPDQVSKTPEAGEFLAKGSFVIRGHRNYIRGARVKLAIGIVDYEGKRIMAGPIDALEAHCENYVVIKPGFTKKEAIAKKIIHKINEDDILTLDDIIRVLPSGKCDIDEEYHERKKYEKS